In one Silene latifolia isolate original U9 population chromosome 10, ASM4854445v1, whole genome shotgun sequence genomic region, the following are encoded:
- the LOC141604647 gene encoding ATP sulfurylase 2-like → MSFTIKSHNSSYQNFQTFTHKNPTKNFPKYIFKKPNFFNQSYKLSSVSKHLTMSTPQLTKRVIKSSLIDPDGGKLIDLIVPKNERELKTNLAQNLPKIRLNKIDLEWVHVLSEGWASPLNGFMRENEYLQSLHFNCLRLNNGDIVNMSLPIVLAIDDVVKEEIGLSNDVSLVGPNGDLVAILKSVEIYKHNKEERIARTWGTTAPGLPYVEEVITPAGNWLIGGELEVLKPIKYNDGLDHYRLSPDQLRKEFDKREADAVFAFQLRNPVHNGHALLMNDTRKRLLDMGYKNPVLLLHPLGGFTKADDVPLDVRMEQHSKVLEDGVLDPDTTVVAIFPSPMHYAGPTEVQWHAKARINAGANFYIVGRDPAGMGHPTEKRDLYDPDHGKKVLSMAPGLEKLNILPFRVAAYDTVAKRMSFFDPSRAKDFLFISGTKMRTYAKTGENPPDGFMCPGGWNVLVNYYASQQEEEAKQPATVSA, encoded by the exons ATGTCTTTCACCATTAAATCACACAATTCAAGCTACCAAAATTTCCAAACATTTACACACAAAAACCCCActaaaaatttcccaaaatacaTCTTCAAAAAACCCAATTTTTTCAACCAAAGTTACAAACTTTCTTCAGTTTCAAAACATTTAACAATGTCTACACCTCAATTAACCAAAAGGGTAATTAAAAGTTCATTAATTGACCCAGATGGTGGTAAATTAATTGATCTAATTGTACCTAAAAATGAGAGAGAATTAAAGACTAATTTAGCTCAAAATTTGCCtaaaattaggttaaataaaattgATTTAGAATGGGTTCATGTGTTAAGTGAAGGTTGGGCTAGTCCTTTAAATGGGTTTATGAGAGAAAATGAGTATTTGCAAAGTTTGCATTTTAATTGTTTAAGGTTGAATAATGGAGATATTGTTAATATGTCTTTGCCTATAGTTTTGGCTATTGATGATGTTGTTAAGGAGGAAATTGGGTTGTCTAATGATGTTTCTTTGGTTGGTCCTAATGGTGATTTGGTTGCCATTTTGAAAAG CGTTGAAATATATAAACACAATAAGGAAGAGAGAATAGCTAGGACTTGGGGAACTACTGCTCCTGGATTACCTTATGTTGAAGAGGTAATTACACCGGCTGGAAATTGGCTTATCGGTGGGGAACTGGAAGTGCTTAAGCCAATTAAGTACAATGATGGTCTCGATCACTACAGGCTTTCTCCAGATCAGCTCAGGAAGGAGTTCGATAAGCGTGAAGCGGATGCAGTTTTTGCATTCCAGCTACGAAATCCTGTTCACAATGGACATGCGTTGTTAATGAATGATACACGTAAGAGGTTATTGGATATGGGTTATAAGAATCCAGTTCTTTTGCTTCATCCGTTAGGCGGTTTCACTAAGGCTGATGATGTTCCATTGGATGTTCGGATGGAGCAACATAGCAAG GTTCTAGAAGATGGAGTTCTTGATCCAGACACCACAGTGGTGGCCATATTCCCGTCTCCAATGCATTATGCTGGTCCAACCGAAGTACAGTGGCATGCTAAAGCACGGATAAATGCAGGTGCTAATTTTTACATTGTGGGTCGCGACCCTGCTGGTATGGGACACCCTACAGAGAAGAGAGATCTTTATGATCCTGATCACGGGAAGAAAGTATTGAGCATGGCACCGGGACTCGAGAAGTTAAACATCCTACCCTTCAGG GTGGCAGCTTATGATACTGTAGCAAAGAGAATGTCATTTTTCGATCCTTCTCGTGCTAAAGATTTCCTGTTCATTTCTGGGACCAAG ATGCGGACGTATGCAAAAACAGGAGAGAACCCTCCAGACGGGTTTATGTGCCCTGGGGGATGGAACGTATTGGTCAATTATTACGCGAGCCAACAAGAAGAAGAGGCTAAGCAACCAGCTACCGTATCTGCCTAG
- the LOC141604641 gene encoding filament-like plant protein 4 codes for MDRRSWPWKKKSSEKSAAEKAIATLDSAGASLPSGGSHADKDHNKKSSYVQISVESYSHLTGLEDQIKIYEENEKMFEDQAKAYEDQMQTLEEEIDELREKLSSANSEITTKEELVKQHAKVAEEAVSGWEKAEAEALALKNHLESVTLAKLTVEDRAAHLDGALKECMRQIRNLKEDNERKLQEVAATKNKQYDIMKHELETKIACLDQDLMRAEAESVAISRSLQERSNILIKVSEEKSKAEAEIELLKSNVESCEREINTLKYELHIVSKEMDIRNEEKNMCVKTAEVANKQQLESVKKIAKLEAECQRLRGLVKKKLPGPAALAQMKLEVESLGRDQVDSRLRRSPIRPSSPQYSSNPHMLSMPEFSHDSVQKFQKENEYLTERLLAMEEETNMLKEALAKRNSELQTSRSICAKTSSKLQSLEAQLQTFNQQKGSGFRVQAERSFSQHNSNPPSLTSFSEDGNDDAVSCTESWSSALISEKNKDKSLKSENGSHLELMDDFEEMEKLARNDSDSFSGNSPSKTVAINGVVTNDKEQVSLNGDLAANIEMLPLVKLKSTISRVFESVSNESDLSKVLEDIQHAVREAQDNIHPHSIICVFEEKHCSDSTVDHVNGNNKELSQELEAAISQIHSYIVFLEKKTRAVHVVSNDGDGLTHKIEQFSATFNRVLCNEISVDDFILALSDVMAKASELGLDFLGYKLNEAEVDSPTCIDKVALPGNKSHQGDSYSNGCGPTSDSSSNPEVPQEVNIKCFVEEVEQLKAEKANLEREFASCSQDLEMAKSQLKEMEQELSEIKAELTSSKNVNSLAETQLKCMAESYKTLEKRAEELEGDVNELREKLESLNIELETEKSSHQDAVARCRDLEEQLQKSGECAVCLSSAAEADIKAKQEKELEAAAEQLAACQETIYLLGKQLKSMRPQTELLSSPNSERSPKRHSFNEFDQSPRGMDRVEMDTATSPTLQRLGSESPVGLYNAPFSPSNGEGNITRSPAFSNHPRHSPTKSASSSASSTPTPEKHSRGLTRFFSSKGKNNN; via the exons ATGGACCGTCGAAGCTGGCCGTGGAAGAAAAAGTCATCTGAGAAGTCAGCTGCAGAAAAGGCTATTGCTACACTTGATTCTGCTGGTGCTTCTTTGCCTTCTGGTGGATCTCATGCTGATAAG GATCATAACAAAAAATCAAGCTATGTTCAAATTTCCGTGGAATCTTACAGTCATTTGACTGGATTGGAAGATCAAATAAAAATCTATGAGGAGAATGAAAAGATGTTTGAAGATCAAGCAAAAGCGTATGAAGACCAAATGCAAACATTAGAGGAAGAAATTGATGAGCTAAGGGAGAAGCTTTCATCTGCCAATTCGGAGATCACTACTAAGGAAGAACTTGTTAAACAGCATGCGAAGGTTGCTGAGGAAGCAGTCTCAG GTTGGGAAAAGGCTGAAGCAGAAGCTTTAGCTTTGAAAAATCATCTAGAGTCTGTGACCCTAGCAAAGCTCACTGTAGAGGATAGGGCAGCCCATTTGGATGGAGCTCTTAAAGAATGCATGAGACAAATAAGGAACCTCAAGGAAGATAATGAAAGGAAGCTCCAAGAAGTTGCAGCCACCAAGAACAAGCAGTATGATATAATGAAGCATGAATTGGAAACGAAGATTGCTTGCTTGGATCAAGATCTGATGAGGGCTGAAGCTGAGAGCGTTGCTATTTCCAGGTCATTGCAGGAGCGTTCTAACATTCTTATAAAAGTCAGCGAAGAAAAGTCAAAGGCTGAAGCTGAGATAGAACTCTTGAAAAGCAATGTTGAATCCTGTGAGAGGGAGATAAACACTTTAAAATATGAACTCCATATTGTCTCCAAGGAGATGGATATCCGCAATGAGGAAAAAAACATGTGTGTCAAGACTGCTGAAGTGGCTAATAAGCAACAACTGGAAAGTGTCAAGAAAATTGCCAAGTTAGAAGCAGAGTGTCAGAGGTTACGTGGGCTCGTAAAAAAGAAGCTTCCTGGGCCTGCTGCTTTGGCCCAAATGAAGCTTGAAGTGGAGAGCTTGGGTAGAGATCAGGTTGACTCGCGCCTCCGAAGGTCTCCTATTAGGCCTTCAAGCCCTCAGTATTCATCTAATCCTCACATGTTGTCAATGCCTGAATTTTCCCATGACAGTGTTCAAAAATTCCAAAAGGAgaatgagtatctcactgaacggCTTCTTGCCATGGAGGAAGAAACAAATATGCTCAAAGAAGCATTGGCAAAACGTAACAGTGAACTGCAGACTTCTAGGAGCATCTGCGCCAAGACTTCAAGCAAGCTTCAAAGTTTGGAAGCTCAATTACAAACATTCAATCAGCAAAAGGGTTCAGGGTTTAGGGTTCAAGCTGAAAGATCTTTTAGTCAACATAATAGCAACCCTCCTAGCTTGACTTCCTTTTCTGAAGATGGAAATGATGATGCAGTTAGTTGTACAGAGTCCTGGTCTTCTGCTTTAATATCAGagaagaacaaggataaatcttTGAAATCTGAGAACGGGAGCCATTTGGAGCTCATGGATGACTTTGAGGAGATGGAGAAACTGGCTCGTAATGATTCAGATTCATTTTCAGGCAACTCACCCAGTAAGACCGTAGCTATAAATGGGGTTGTTACTAATGATAAAGAACAAGTCAGCCTTAATGGAGATTTGGCTGCAAACATCGAAATGTTGCCGTTGGTGAAATTGAAGTCAACTATATCCAGGGTTTTTGAATCTGTCTCGAATGAATCTGATCTGTCTAAAGTTCTAGAAGATATTCAGCATGCTGTGCGGGAAGCTCAAGATAATATACATCCACACTCTATAATTTGCGTCTTTGAGGAAAAACACTGCTCGGATAGCACAGTTGATCATGTAAATGGAAACAATAAGGAACTTAGTCAAGAGCTAGAAGCTGCCATTTCTCAAATTCACAGTTATATTGTGTTTCTTGAGAAGAAAACTAGAGCAGTCCATGTTGTATCTAATGACGGTGATGGACTGACCCATAAAATTGAGCAGTTCTCTGCCACTTTCAACAGGGTATTGTGTAATGAGATCAGCGTGGATGATTTTATTTTGGCCTTATCCGATGTCATGGCCAAAGCCAGTGAGCTTGGCTTAGATTTCTTGGGTTACAAATTAAATGAAGCAGAAGTAGATAGCCCTACCTGCATTGACAAGGTTGCATTGCCGGGAAACAAGTCGCATCAAGGCGATAGCTACTCGAATGGTTGTGGCCCTACTTCTGATTCTTCTTCAAATCCTGAGGTTCCTCAGGAAGTAAATATTAAATGCTTTGTGGAGGAAGTTGAACAGTTAAAAGCTGAGAAAGCTAACCTGGAAAGAGAATTTGCCAGCTGTTCTCAAGATTTAGAAATGGCTAAATCTCAGTTGAAGGAAATGGAACAAGAACTATCTGAAATCAAAGCGGAGTTGACGTCCTCTAAGAATGTGAATAGCTTGGCTGAGACCCAACTGAAATGTATGGCAGAGTCGTACAAAACTCTTGAGAAGCGAGCTGAGGAATTGGAAGGTGATGTCAATGAACTGCGGGAAAAATTGGAGTCTTTGAACATTGAGCTCGAAACTGAAAAATCAAGTCATCAAGATGCTGTAGCCAGGTGTAGAGACCTTGAAGAACAGCTGCAAAA GAGCGGAGAGTGCGCGGTGTGCCTATCATCTGCTGCTGAAGCCGACATTAAAGCCAAACAG GAAAAAGAGCTGGAAGCTGCAGCAGAGCAGCTAGCAGCATGCCAAGAGACCATTTACCTTCTCGGCAAGCAGTTGAAGTCAATGCGCCCTCAAACAGAACTTTTGAGTTCGCCCAACAGTGAAAGGAGCCCGAAAAGACACAGTTTTAATGAATTTGACCAAAGTCCCAGAGGCATGGATCGGGTTGAGATGGACACTGCCACTTCCCCTACTCTTCAAAGGTTAGGGTCCGAGTCACCTGTAGGTCTTTACAATGCACCATTTAGCCCATCAAACGGTGAAGGAAACATCACCAGGTCACCTGCATTCTCGAACCATCCAAGGCACAGTCCTACCAAGTCAGCATCTTCTTCCGCTTCTTCTACTCCGACACCAGAGAAGCATTCGCGTGGTCTTACCAGATTCTTTTCGTCAAAGGGGAAGAACAACAATTAG